The proteins below are encoded in one region of Clostridium estertheticum:
- a CDS encoding ornithine aminomutase subunit alpha, with protein sequence MRREDDFEIRREHLKNLTNDQLYDRFWSLTNQVVKPMVDLAYTHTSPAIERSVVLRMGFSSLQAQPIISYGTKWNLLGKGIGNVILTYAKFKNIDYIKAGVELSKGIGWDVVSEKMKGSDN encoded by the coding sequence ATGAGAAGAGAAGATGATTTCGAAATAAGAAGAGAACATTTAAAAAATTTAACAAATGACCAATTGTATGATAGGTTTTGGAGCCTTACAAATCAAGTAGTAAAACCTATGGTTGATTTAGCATATACGCATACGTCACCAGCTATTGAACGGTCTGTAGTACTTAGAATGGGTTTTTCTAGTTTACAAGCTCAGCCCATAATATCTTATGGAACTAAATGGAACTTACTTGGCAAGGGTATAGGAAATGTGATTTTAACTTATGCAAAGTTTAAAAATATAGATTATATTAAAGCAGGAGTGGAACTTTCTAAAGGAATAGGCTGGGATGTCGTATCTGAAAAAATGAAAGGAAGTGACAACTAA
- the ortB gene encoding 2-amino-4-oxopentanoate thiolase subunit OrtB: protein MNKYEKLMSRKNDIILKSIGIDYSKYETGKISFDYEALMSDVEYSFEEVKRIQNEVGVGNTPLLELRNITKLARKVSTTGHAARIFVKDESANPSGSFKDRRACVSVFDAMKRGYTGVGAATSGNYGAAVASQANIRGLKCIIANECYDSRKVGQPEILEKGRKCEGFGAEVVRLSVGPELFYTYLKILEDTGYYNASLYSSYGVAGIETLGYEIAEQCREKLGKEPDAVIITHAGGGNVTGTARGLIRAGSTKTKIIGASVDLSGLHMASDIDFNKKSFTTGHTGFGIPFMTNPDRSDVPRSAARPLRYLDRYVTTTQGDVFWMTEILAQIEGLERGPAGNVSLVAAFAIAQEYGDDAIIVVQETEYTGAGKHLLPQLNFAKENGIKVYVGDPKEQIPGENIVIPSHPSKVKVTDIDMEGLKESYMKNVIKKLGENKAQQIDIEYLSLETKLPKEKIVEILKQHNVEIC from the coding sequence GTGAATAAATATGAAAAGCTTATGTCTAGAAAGAATGATATAATTCTAAAATCTATAGGGATAGATTATAGTAAATATGAAACTGGCAAGATTTCATTTGATTATGAAGCTTTGATGAGTGATGTTGAATATTCGTTTGAAGAAGTTAAAAGAATTCAAAATGAAGTTGGAGTAGGAAATACTCCACTTCTAGAATTAAGAAATATAACAAAACTTGCAAGAAAGGTGTCAACGACTGGACATGCGGCTAGAATATTTGTAAAAGATGAAAGTGCTAACCCATCCGGAAGTTTTAAAGATAGAAGAGCGTGTGTATCTGTATTTGATGCAATGAAGAGAGGATACACTGGCGTTGGAGCAGCTACTTCAGGTAATTATGGAGCCGCAGTTGCATCTCAGGCAAATATAAGAGGGCTTAAATGCATAATAGCAAATGAATGTTATGATTCAAGAAAAGTAGGGCAACCAGAGATATTAGAAAAAGGAAGGAAATGTGAAGGATTTGGAGCGGAAGTTGTTAGACTTTCTGTAGGTCCTGAATTATTTTATACTTACCTAAAAATACTTGAAGATACAGGTTATTATAATGCTTCATTATATTCATCTTATGGAGTAGCAGGAATTGAAACGTTAGGTTATGAGATAGCTGAGCAGTGCAGAGAAAAATTAGGGAAAGAACCGGATGCTGTTATTATAACTCATGCAGGTGGTGGCAATGTTACTGGTACGGCAAGAGGGCTTATTAGAGCTGGTTCTACAAAGACAAAGATAATAGGAGCATCAGTTGATCTTTCGGGTCTTCATATGGCATCTGATATAGACTTCAATAAGAAATCGTTTACTACGGGGCATACAGGATTTGGGATTCCATTTATGACGAATCCTGATAGGTCAGATGTACCTAGAAGTGCTGCTAGACCTTTAAGATATTTAGATAGATACGTAACAACTACTCAAGGTGATGTATTTTGGATGACTGAAATATTAGCACAGATTGAAGGACTCGAGCGAGGGCCAGCGGGAAATGTATCCTTAGTAGCGGCGTTTGCAATTGCTCAGGAATATGGTGATGATGCTATCATAGTTGTTCAAGAGACTGAATATACGGGAGCTGGGAAACATTTATTACCTCAACTTAATTTTGCTAAAGAAAATGGAATTAAAGTTTATGTTGGTGATCCAAAGGAGCAAATACCAGGTGAGAATATAGTAATCCCATCTCATCCATCAAAGGTGAAAGTCACCGATATCGATATGGAAGGGTTAAAAGAATCATATATGAAAAATGTAATTAAGAAATTAGGTGAGAATAAAGCGCAGCAGATTGATATTGAATATTTATCCTTGGAAACAAAGTTGCCCAAAGAAAAAATTGTAGAAATATTAAAACAACATAACGTTGAAATATGTTAG
- the xylB gene encoding xylulokinase, with the protein MYFLGIDLGTSSVKIIIMDESGKVVNTTTKNFEISYPHIGWAEQNPDDWWNGTKEGIKEIIKLSGLKPDEIKGIGFSGQMHGLVLLDKDNKVLMPAILWCDQRTQEECDYLNNVIGQDKLSKYTANMALTGFTAPKVLWVKKHKPDIYNKISKMMLPKDYIRFKLTGLFATDVSDASGTLMFDVKNRKWSKEMLSILEIDEQVLPKVFESYQVTGRVCIEAAKVTGLSTETLVVAGAGDQAAGAVGTGTVDSGVVSVALGTSGVVFACDKKFSVDSKNRLHSFCHANGRYHQMGVMLSAASCLQWWNNNINLDTKENSFESLLTEAENSVAGSKGLIYLPYLMGERTPYSDPDAKGAFIGLNITHTRGDMTRSILEGVCFGLRDSLEILKSMGVEVKEVRVSGGGSKSTLWKQILASVFNLKVSSINSKEGPAYGAAILAAVGCGLYDNVDDACNSLIKITDTIMPIEKDVDKYDKTYKVYASLYSCLKDKFKELSELDSRED; encoded by the coding sequence ATGTATTTTTTAGGAATTGACTTAGGTACTTCTTCAGTAAAAATTATAATTATGGATGAGAGTGGCAAGGTAGTGAATACTACTACTAAAAATTTTGAAATAAGCTACCCACATATAGGATGGGCAGAGCAAAATCCAGATGACTGGTGGAATGGCACAAAAGAAGGTATTAAAGAGATTATTAAGTTAAGTGGCTTAAAACCTGATGAAATAAAAGGAATAGGATTTAGTGGTCAAATGCATGGCTTAGTGCTTTTGGATAAAGATAATAAGGTATTAATGCCTGCAATTTTGTGGTGTGATCAAAGAACACAAGAAGAATGTGATTATTTAAACAACGTTATAGGGCAGGACAAACTTTCTAAATATACAGCTAACATGGCATTAACTGGTTTTACTGCACCTAAGGTATTATGGGTTAAAAAACATAAACCTGATATATATAATAAAATTTCTAAGATGATGTTACCAAAAGATTATATAAGATTTAAACTTACAGGTTTGTTTGCAACAGATGTGTCTGATGCATCAGGAACCTTAATGTTTGATGTTAAAAACAGAAAATGGTCTAAGGAAATGTTGAGTATTTTAGAAATAGATGAGCAAGTTTTACCTAAAGTATTTGAATCCTATCAAGTAACGGGAAGAGTATGTATTGAGGCTGCAAAGGTTACTGGTCTTTCTACGGAAACACTAGTGGTTGCTGGGGCTGGAGATCAAGCAGCAGGTGCTGTAGGGACAGGCACCGTTGATAGTGGTGTAGTTTCTGTAGCACTTGGTACTTCTGGTGTGGTATTTGCTTGTGACAAAAAGTTTTCAGTTGATAGTAAGAATAGATTGCATTCATTTTGTCATGCAAATGGTAGATATCATCAAATGGGAGTTATGCTTTCAGCGGCATCATGTTTGCAGTGGTGGAATAATAATATAAATTTAGATACTAAAGAGAATTCTTTCGAATCTTTACTAACAGAGGCTGAAAATTCAGTTGCAGGTTCTAAAGGTTTAATTTATCTACCATATCTTATGGGAGAGAGGACGCCTTATAGTGATCCCGATGCAAAAGGGGCATTCATAGGTTTGAATATAACTCATACCAGAGGTGATATGACGCGTTCAATTCTTGAAGGAGTATGTTTTGGTCTTCGGGATTCTTTAGAAATTTTAAAGAGTATGGGCGTAGAAGTAAAAGAAGTAAGAGTAAGCGGTGGTGGTTCAAAAAGCACACTTTGGAAGCAGATATTAGCAAGTGTATTTAATTTAAAAGTTAGTTCAATAAATTCTAAGGAAGGGCCTGCATATGGAGCAGCAATTTTGGCTGCAGTAGGTTGTGGACTTTATGATAACGTTGATGATGCTTGTAATTCATTAATAAAGATAACAGATACTATAATGCCAATAGAAAAAGATGTTGATAAATATGATAAAACATATAAGGTTTATGCTTCACTTTATAGCTGCTTAAAAGACAAATTTAAAGAACTAAGCGAGTTAGATTCTAGGGAAGACTAG
- a CDS encoding cache domain-containing sensor histidine kinase — MNEFVKNFLNRSIKYKLSFYFSLVILIPIITISILGNLLYKNSITNQQNENIRQMVSQISNNIDFYIKDTENIINYLSEDPRIISFLDNNTNSSVIKKNIDSRGMDGASKAINSFTTFHSEIAGIMIVKQDDTFVSDVMGRISRDPLTKEKWYLDASKTPITMHLFSKPVGRNINNVFQYSADDVVSMSKAVVDKKTGKCIGVILIDMKLDIIKSVIEHAKPAKNGFVYIVDNNGEIVYSPVNEIVYRIKSEWTDNSSGEILIKRIKKNDYKIIHGNSTYTGWKTVEVFPLNESLRVIDSLACYSIIIAIITLLIAEILATFFTKSIVKPISKLKRLMKKTEEGNFNVVFNSKYDDEIGELGNAFNNMVKEIKNLIILVETEGKKKRKAEISILHAQIKPHFIYNTLDTIQWMAQEHDAQDIVDITYNLTNLLRIGLSAGEENIKISQEVKHVESYLLIQKIRYEDKLNYEINMQKEILNLSVIKLILQPIVENAIYHGIKEKRGSGHIKISGMIENEKICFVIQDNGIGIEDEKLMKINEMLKGKTTSNDVIGYGIFNVNEKIKLTYGEEFGLEYHSIYGEGTTVVLWHPIIKN, encoded by the coding sequence ATGAATGAATTTGTAAAAAATTTTCTTAATAGAAGTATAAAATATAAATTGTCTTTTTATTTCTCCCTAGTAATTTTAATACCGATAATTACTATTTCGATTTTGGGGAATTTGTTATATAAAAATTCAATTACTAATCAACAAAATGAAAATATAAGGCAAATGGTAAGTCAAATAAGTAATAATATTGATTTTTATATAAAAGATACAGAAAATATAATTAATTATTTATCTGAAGATCCAAGAATTATAAGTTTTCTTGACAACAATACTAACAGTAGTGTAATCAAGAAAAATATTGATAGTAGGGGTATGGATGGGGCATCTAAGGCTATAAATAGTTTCACTACATTTCATTCAGAGATAGCGGGGATAATGATAGTTAAACAAGATGATACATTTGTAAGTGATGTTATGGGTAGGATCTCAAGAGATCCTCTTACAAAAGAAAAATGGTACTTGGATGCATCGAAAACCCCCATTACTATGCATCTTTTTAGTAAACCTGTTGGTAGAAATATTAATAATGTTTTTCAATACAGTGCTGATGATGTGGTATCAATGTCAAAGGCTGTAGTTGATAAGAAAACAGGTAAATGTATTGGTGTAATTCTCATAGACATGAAACTAGATATTATAAAGAGTGTAATAGAACATGCTAAACCTGCAAAAAATGGATTTGTATATATTGTAGATAATAATGGCGAAATAGTATATTCACCAGTTAATGAAATAGTATATAGAATAAAAAGTGAGTGGACTGATAACTCAAGTGGCGAAATTTTAATTAAGAGAATTAAGAAAAATGATTATAAAATAATTCATGGGAATTCAACCTATACAGGGTGGAAAACTGTTGAAGTATTTCCTCTGAATGAAAGTCTAAGGGTCATAGATTCTTTAGCATGTTACTCTATAATAATTGCTATAATTACTTTACTTATCGCGGAAATATTGGCAACATTTTTTACAAAGTCTATAGTAAAGCCCATTTCGAAACTTAAGAGGCTTATGAAAAAGACTGAAGAAGGAAATTTCAATGTGGTTTTTAATAGTAAATACGATGATGAGATTGGTGAACTTGGAAATGCATTTAATAATATGGTTAAAGAAATCAAAAATCTAATTATATTAGTAGAAACGGAAGGTAAAAAGAAGAGAAAAGCTGAAATAAGTATATTACATGCTCAAATAAAGCCACACTTTATATATAACACGTTAGATACAATTCAGTGGATGGCGCAAGAACATGATGCACAGGATATAGTTGATATAACTTATAATTTAACTAATCTTTTAAGAATTGGATTAAGTGCTGGGGAGGAAAATATTAAAATATCTCAAGAAGTTAAACATGTGGAAAGTTATTTATTAATTCAAAAAATTAGGTATGAGGATAAACTTAATTACGAAATTAATATGCAGAAGGAAATATTAAATTTAAGTGTAATAAAATTAATATTGCAGCCAATTGTAGAAAATGCAATTTATCATGGTATTAAGGAAAAAAGAGGTAGTGGTCATATTAAAATAAGTGGCATGATTGAAAATGAAAAAATTTGTTTTGTAATTCAGGATAATGGTATAGGCATAGAGGATGAAAAATTAATGAAGATAAATGAAATGTTAAAAGGTAAAACAACTTCAAATGATGTGATTGGATATGGGATCTTCAATGTAAATGAAAAAATAAAATTAACATATGGTGAAGAGTTTGGATTGGAATATCATAGTATTTATGGAGAAGGTACTACAGTGGTATTGTGGCATCCAATTATAAAGAATTAA
- a CDS encoding ROK family transcriptional regulator: protein MKKFKILDQETIKQINKKNIIHLLYKKSQITKQEIAKELHISIPTVISNVNELIEEGYLDEAGVAESTGGRKPIIVRFLPDARYSFGVCITPSKIRIALINLKLQIIKEEEFKLSEDIESIDIIMNKIKQCIDQLVSSFNIPKDKIIGVGFSLPGTVNEEELLLVNAPNLKLNNIDFKKYEKLYGYKFFIENEANAAAYAETFLNTDKVIKNLVFVSITEGIGTGIMINDNLYKGNNKRAGEFGHMTIVKDGKQCNCGKKGCFELYASEKALINKYNEEFNVEDKNLKEFFRLTKTEEKAKKILYSYIDYLAEGIKNIILITDPEKIIIGGKIAYYEDYFKELLMKKVFEENSFYTKEECSLSFSKLKENASILGAALMTMQEIFFTNKKII from the coding sequence TTGAAAAAATTTAAGATTTTAGATCAAGAAACTATTAAACAAATAAACAAGAAGAATATAATACATCTTTTATATAAAAAAAGTCAGATTACAAAACAAGAAATAGCAAAAGAACTTCATATAAGCATCCCTACAGTAATTAGTAATGTAAATGAGCTTATAGAAGAGGGATACTTGGATGAGGCAGGAGTAGCTGAATCTACAGGGGGAAGAAAGCCGATTATTGTAAGATTTTTACCAGATGCTAGATACTCATTTGGAGTTTGTATAACTCCTAGTAAAATAAGAATCGCATTAATTAACCTTAAGCTTCAGATAATTAAAGAAGAAGAATTTAAATTATCAGAAGACATTGAAAGTATAGATATAATAATGAATAAAATTAAACAATGTATAGATCAATTAGTTAGTAGTTTTAATATACCAAAGGATAAGATAATTGGTGTAGGTTTTTCGCTTCCAGGTACAGTGAATGAAGAGGAACTACTTTTGGTAAATGCACCAAATCTAAAACTAAATAATATAGACTTTAAAAAATATGAAAAACTATATGGTTATAAATTTTTTATAGAGAATGAAGCAAATGCAGCAGCTTACGCTGAAACATTCTTAAATACTGATAAAGTTATAAAAAACTTAGTTTTTGTATCTATAACAGAGGGAATAGGTACAGGAATTATGATAAATGATAATCTTTATAAGGGAAATAATAAGCGAGCTGGTGAATTTGGTCACATGACTATAGTAAAAGATGGAAAACAATGTAATTGTGGTAAAAAAGGATGCTTTGAACTATATGCTTCTGAAAAAGCGTTAATAAACAAGTATAATGAGGAATTTAATGTAGAAGATAAAAATTTAAAAGAATTTTTTAGACTCACGAAAACGGAGGAAAAAGCAAAAAAAATTCTTTACAGTTATATTGATTATCTTGCAGAAGGAATTAAAAATATCATTTTAATAACGGATCCTGAAAAAATTATAATAGGGGGAAAAATTGCCTACTATGAAGATTATTTTAAAGAACTTTTGATGAAAAAGGTTTTTGAAGAAAACAGTTTTTACACTAAAGAAGAATGTTCGTTATCATTTTCAAAATTAAAAGAAAACGCATCAATACTAGGTGCAGCATTAATGACTATGCAAGAAATATTTTTTACAAATAAAAAAATAATATAA
- the ortA gene encoding 2-amino-4-oxopentanoate thiolase subunit OrtA, whose amino-acid sequence MIKKGTWVEIEEIVLTPEDRAKNIPDETKKTPLKCWIRGKCLNDCELGSEIQVETNVGRIARGIVAQIEPGYYHTYGKYVEEISNIGKQAREIISQ is encoded by the coding sequence ATGATTAAAAAAGGTACTTGGGTCGAGATAGAAGAAATCGTTTTAACACCAGAAGATAGAGCGAAAAATATTCCAGATGAGACAAAGAAAACTCCTCTTAAATGCTGGATACGTGGAAAGTGCCTAAATGATTGTGAATTAGGAAGTGAAATACAAGTTGAAACTAATGTAGGTAGAATCGCTAGAGGAATAGTCGCTCAAATAGAACCGGGATATTACCACACATATGGTAAGTATGTTGAAGAAATAAGTAATATAGGAAAACAAGCTAGAGAGATTATATCTCAGTAA
- a CDS encoding aldose epimerase family protein gives MSIKRNFGIIDGKEVYLFTIKNSKGMIAEVSNYGGTLVSLKVQGSNGKFDDVVLGYDTLEDYRKYNYFFGATIGRVANRIGTASFEINGTKYNVAKNEGENHIHGGVVGFDKKVWEEKIGSKDTDDSIELSYLSVDGEEGYPGNLNVSVKFTVSEDNELKIEYNAISDKDTIVNLTNHSYFNLSGQGSGDILKHQVMINADKFTKNNKNSIPTGEIADVNDTPMDFRKLTYVGENISSSYEQIVFGNGYDHNYIINTTGKKLEKAAEAYDEKSGRVMEVYTTKPGVQFYTANFLTGQELGKGGATYNKRDAFCFETQYFPNAINTKNFESPILKAKQNYEHKTIYKFSVR, from the coding sequence ATGAGTATAAAAAGAAATTTTGGAATAATAGATGGAAAGGAAGTATATCTTTTCACTATTAAAAACTCCAAGGGTATGATTGCCGAGGTTAGTAATTACGGAGGAACATTGGTATCATTAAAGGTTCAAGGAAGTAATGGCAAATTTGATGATGTAGTTTTAGGCTACGATACATTAGAAGATTATAGAAAGTACAATTATTTCTTTGGAGCAACAATTGGGCGAGTTGCTAATAGAATAGGAACTGCAAGTTTTGAAATCAATGGAACTAAGTATAATGTAGCTAAAAATGAAGGCGAAAATCATATACATGGTGGAGTAGTTGGCTTTGATAAAAAAGTATGGGAAGAAAAAATTGGATCAAAAGATACTGATGATAGTATAGAATTATCTTACCTTAGTGTTGATGGGGAGGAAGGATACCCAGGAAATCTTAATGTATCTGTTAAGTTTACGGTTTCTGAGGATAATGAATTAAAAATAGAGTATAATGCTATCTCAGATAAGGATACTATAGTAAATCTTACTAATCATTCTTATTTTAACCTCTCGGGTCAGGGCTCAGGAGATATTTTAAAACATCAGGTTATGATTAATGCTGATAAATTTACAAAAAATAATAAAAATTCTATACCTACGGGTGAAATAGCCGATGTAAATGACACTCCAATGGATTTTAGAAAATTAACATATGTTGGAGAAAATATTTCAAGCAGTTATGAACAAATTGTATTTGGTAATGGATATGATCATAATTATATAATTAATACTACTGGTAAAAAACTTGAAAAGGCAGCCGAAGCTTATGATGAGAAAAGTGGACGTGTTATGGAAGTTTATACAACTAAACCAGGAGTACAGTTTTATACAGCAAACTTTCTAACAGGGCAAGAGCTCGGAAAAGGCGGCGCAACATATAATAAAAGAGATGCTTTCTGCTTTGAAACACAATATTTTCCGAATGCTATTAACACTAAGAATTTTGAGTCACCAATACTTAAAGCAAAACAAAATTATGAGCATAAAACAATATACAAATTTTCAGTAAGGTAA
- a CDS encoding sigma-54 interaction domain-containing protein, whose protein sequence is MDCLLENLEEGIHVIDCEGRTIYYNSVMGKVEGVEPREVIGKKVNEYLEDVKDDESTLMNVLKSGEKIVDLIQHYGNGYKKKVTTINTTIPVTLENKIIAVIEIAKDMTRLKELTENICKLQNLDKKLNVHYTFSDIYGNNPIMKNIIEKAKKASISSSSVLLYAETGSGKEVFSQSIHYCGLRKDKPFIPINCAAIPALLLEGMLFGTEKGSFTGAENKKGLFEEANHGTILLDEVNSLEPYLQSKLLRVLQDGYIRPIGSTKSIYIDVRIIATLNEEPQKLIESGKLRKDFYYRLSVLRIDIPPLRERKDDIILFVEKLIEKYNKILGKNIKGIDDNMLRKLKEYSWPGNIRELTNVIEAAMNMADNNSILTENYFDSRIVYENNQNPCDVLSNLDGKFNLECYMSNIEKEIIEKILKINNYNVSKTARELSISRQNLQYKIKIHKII, encoded by the coding sequence TTGGACTGTTTATTAGAAAATTTGGAGGAAGGAATTCATGTAATAGACTGTGAAGGCAGAACTATATATTACAATAGTGTTATGGGAAAAGTAGAGGGTGTAGAGCCTAGAGAAGTAATAGGTAAAAAGGTTAATGAGTATCTAGAGGATGTAAAAGATGATGAGTCTACACTTATGAATGTATTAAAGTCTGGTGAAAAAATTGTAGATTTAATACAACATTATGGCAATGGATATAAGAAAAAAGTGACTACTATAAATACTACTATTCCAGTAACTTTAGAAAATAAGATTATAGCAGTGATTGAAATAGCAAAAGATATGACTCGGTTAAAAGAGTTAACTGAAAACATTTGTAAATTACAAAATTTGGATAAAAAATTAAATGTACATTATACTTTTAGTGATATTTATGGTAATAATCCTATTATGAAAAATATTATAGAGAAGGCTAAAAAAGCTAGTATTTCAAGTTCATCTGTACTATTATATGCTGAAACCGGTTCAGGAAAAGAAGTTTTTTCCCAAAGTATTCATTATTGTGGGCTGAGGAAAGATAAGCCTTTTATTCCTATAAATTGTGCAGCTATTCCTGCTCTATTGTTAGAAGGAATGCTTTTTGGTACGGAAAAGGGAAGTTTTACAGGAGCTGAGAATAAAAAAGGATTGTTTGAAGAAGCAAATCATGGAACTATTTTGTTAGATGAAGTTAATTCGCTAGAACCGTATCTTCAATCTAAACTTCTAAGAGTACTTCAAGATGGTTATATAAGGCCTATTGGAAGCACTAAAAGTATATACATTGATGTAAGAATAATAGCCACGTTAAATGAGGAACCGCAAAAACTTATAGAAAGTGGTAAATTGAGAAAGGATTTTTATTATAGGTTAAGTGTGCTGAGAATAGATATTCCTCCGTTAAGAGAAAGAAAAGATGATATTATTTTATTTGTAGAAAAATTAATTGAAAAATATAATAAAATCTTAGGTAAAAATATAAAAGGTATAGATGATAATATGCTTAGGAAACTTAAAGAATATAGTTGGCCAGGAAATATTCGTGAATTAACAAATGTTATTGAAGCTGCAATGAATATGGCAGATAATAATTCGATTTTAACAGAAAATTATTTTGATTCTAGAATTGTATATGAAAATAACCAAAATCCTTGCGATGTTTTATCAAATTTAGATGGAAAATTTAATTTAGAATGTTATATGAGTAATATTGAAAAAGAAATAATAGAAAAAATATTAAAAATAAATAATTATAATGTTAGTAAAACAGCTAGAGAACTTAGTATTTCAAGACAAAATCTTCAATATAAAATAAAGATACATAAAATAATATAA